GGAGATTATAAAAAAATGGGACCATTTGTAAATGGACCTATTATAAAAATATCAGCTTGGTTTATTACTATCATAATTATAGTACTAAATTTATTTTTAATATATGACATTTTACTTTAATTAAAATTGAATTTTTTAAGAAGAAGATAATACTTCGAAAGTTAATGAAAATTCGCGTTTGTGATGCAATCGGATACTTACTTTATGTTTTCCTATTGTTTTAATAACTTTATTTCCAGGAATTCTAATAAATTTTTTATCTATAGAAATTCCTTCTTCATTTAATATTTTCATAATTTTTTGATTATTAATAGAACCAAAAAGTTTTCCTCCTTTTCCCACTTTAACTGGTATTTTAATAGTTAATTTTCTTAATTTATTTTCTATCTCTTTTGATTTTTCAATTAAAAAACTTTCCTTTTTAGATCTTTGCGTCAAAATTTCACGAATATTTTTTATAATTCCAGGTAATGCTAAAATAGCATATCCCTTAGGGATTAAATAATTTCTAGCATAACCAGGTTTTACATCCAACTCATCATATTGAAAACCTAAGTTTTCTACATCTTTTTTTAAAAGTATTTTCATTTTTATCTTATCTTAAATCATCTGTAACAAAAGGTAATAATCCAATATGCCTACATCTCTTAATAGATGCATTTAATTTATTTTGATTTTTTTGTAAAGTACCTGTAATACGACGTGGTAAAATTTTTCCTTGTGCATTTAAAAATTTAATTAAAAATGTAGGATCTTTATAATCTATATATTTAATATTTCTTTTTTCAAAATAACAATATTTTTTTTCTACTTTTGTTTCTATTTTAATAGGAGATAAATATCTTAAATCACTATCTCCTACCTGTTTTTGTTTTGTATTTTTCTGGGTTTCCTCTAATAACATATAATAACATAATTAATTATTCATCTTTTTTTAATAATTTTTTTCTCCTTATTTTTGCATATTCTATTCCATATTTATTTAATTTTATAGTTAAAAAACGTAAAATACGTTCATCTTGTTTTAATTTTAATTCTAAATCATCTATTAAATTAGATGGAAATAAAAATTCAAATAAATGATAACAACCACTTTGTTTCTTATGAATAGGATAAGCTAATTTTTTTAATCCCCAATGCTCCTGATAAACAATTTTTCCTTTTTTTTGAATAATATAATTTTCATATTCTTGAATTGTTTCTTTTGCTTGATCATCAGATAATATAGGAGTAATTATCATGATATTTTCATATTGTTTAAGCATTAAATTCTTTTTACTAAACTAAAATGTAAATCTATATTTTTATGTTCTTTTTTCAAAAAAAAAATATTCTAAATTATTGTATCTTTAATTTTATTTATTAATTTATTTATGCGTTGTATGCTTTTTTCTTTACCTAGCATTTTCAAAATCATAAAAATATCAATTCCTTTGAGAACTCCAACTAATGAAAAACGTAATAATTGAATGATTTCATGTCTTTTTTTATCTTTATCCTTATTTAAAAAGTATTTATAATTTACATCTGTAAATTTATTGATATGATATAACAATTTTTTTACATTCTCTAATTGAGAAATAGATTTTATATTACATATTTTTTGAAAAAAACTCTTTTCATAAGAAATAGGAGAAATAAAAAAATAAAAAGTATGTTCCCATATTTCATGAATAAAATGTATTCTATCAATTGTTAGATGAATAATTTCCCATAAATAATTTTTTTTATATTGAATAGAACGTTTTTGAAGTTCTTTACAAAGAAAGAAAAATATTTCTTCTTTTTTTTTATTCAAATATTTTTTATTAAACCAATTCGCTTTTTTTATATCAAAATAAACACCAGATTTATTTATTTTTTCTAAAGAAAACAAATTTATTAATTCTTGTAAAGAAAAAATTTCTTTTTTTCCTCCAGGATTCCATCCTAATAAAGCTAACATATTAACAAATGCCTCTGGAAAATAACCTAGTTCTCTATATCCTGGAATGATAATTTTAGTATCTGGAACTTTCCATTGAATAGGAAATATAGGAAAATTTAAGGTTTCTAAATTCCTTTTACTGATTTTACCTTTTCCATCTTTTCTTAAAATTAAAGGTAAATGTGCAAAATGAGGAGGGATCCACCCCAAAGACCTATATAATAATATATGAAATGCCATAGATGGTAACCATTCTTCTCCTCTTAAAACATGGGTTATTCTCATTAAATGATCATCTATAGTGTTAGCTAAATGATAAGTAGCTGATCCATCTGATTTTAATAATATTTTATCATCTAAATTATTGGTGTATGCTATGATATTTCCACGTATGATATCATACATATTAAATTTTTCTCCAGGTTGTATTTTAAATCGAATAACATAAGAAGAACAAGATTTTAACTTAGTATCTAATTGTTTTTCATTCATAGTTAAAGAATTATTCAATTCCATTCTATTTTTATAATTATAAGAAAAAGTTAATCCACAATCATTATATTTTTTTCTTTTTCTATCAAGATCTATATTTGTGTCAAACGCATAATAAGCGAACCCTTTTTTTAATAATTTATTTATATAAAAATGATAAATTTTTTGTCTTTTAGATTGATAATAAGGAGAATAAGGGCCTCCATATCCGACACCTTCATCAGGTTCTATCTCACACCATTTTAATGTTTCTATAATATAAGATTCAGAATTAGATATTAATCTTTTTTTATCAGTATCTTCGATTCTAAGAATAAATTTTCCTCCATATTTTTTAGCAAAAAGATAATTATATAATGCAGTTCTAACGCCACCTAAATGAAGTGGTCCTGTAGGACTAGGAGCAAAACGAACTCTTACAAAATTTTTTGACATAATTACTAAATATTATAATATTATTTTCCAATGCAAAATTTTGAAAAAATATTATTCAATATATCTTCACTTGTTACTTCTCCCGTAATCTCTCCTAAATAACGTAATGCTTCTTTAATATAAATAGAAACTAAATCTTCTGAAGATCCTTTTTTTAAAGCATCATAAGCTAATAAAACCTCTTTTAATGAAAGCTTTAAAGCTTCATAATGTCTACTTTGTGTAACAACTATTTTTTGTTTTTTTAATCTTTCAATAAATAAATAACTTAAAAAATCTAATATTTTTTGAACATCATTATGATTTTTTGCAGAAATTGCAAAAAAATAAGAAACTTTTAATTTAATATTTTCAATAAAATTATGATTATGTAAATGGGATATATCTGATTTATTTGCTATTACAAAAATATCTTTCAATGGATATTTTTTTTGAATTTTTTGAACATCATTAATAATTTTTTTATATTTTTTTATTTCTAAAAAATCAAAAATATATAATATAACTTGAGATTCTTTTATTTTATTCATTGTTTTTTCAACTCCCATCATTTCTATAGGATCTATAGTTTTTCTAATTCCTGCTGTATCAAAAAAATGAAAAATAATTCCATTTAAAATAATTTCTCCTTCTATACAATCTCTAGTAGTTCCTTCTATATGAGATATAATAGAACGGTCTTCTTGAATAACTTGATTAAAAAAAGTAGATTTTCCAACATTAGGTTCTCCAATAATAATCACATTAATTCCTTTTTTAATAGCATTTCCTAACGAAAAAGATTCAATTAAATCTTTTAAAGTATATTCTAATTTTTGTAAAAATGAAAAAAATTTTTTTCGATTCACAAATATCATATTTTCTTCAGAAAAATCTAATTCAAGTTCTAATAAAGATGCAAAATTTAACAATTTAATTCTTAATCCCTTAATTAAATTAGATAATTTTCCTTTAATATGTTGTAAAGAAATATCATGATAAACTTTATTTTCAGATAAAATAAGATCAGATATAGCTTCAGCTTGTGATAAATCTATTTTTTTATTTAAAAAAGCACGAAATGTAAATTCTCCAGGACGGGCTAAACGTATTCCTTTTCTAATTAACAATTGTAAAATTTTTTGTTGTATATAATAAGATCCATGACAAGAAATTTCTATCATATTTTCTCCAGTATAAGAAAAAGGAGATTTAAAAATAGAAATTAATACTTGATCTAATAAATCATTATTTTCTTCTATAATATACCCTAAATGAATAGTATGTGTCAATTGATTTTGTAATTTTTTTCTAGGTTTAATAGAAAAAAAAATATTTTCAACAATAGATATAGAATTTTTTCCAGAAATACGAATAACAGAAATAGCACTAGAACCAATAGGAGGAGTTGCTAAAGCAACAATTGTATCATCATCTAACATAATAAATTAATGATATAAATTAAATATTTTTTGTAAAAAAAAGTATTTTTTTAATTTACATAATTTCAATAAACTTTAATTTATGATATCTTTTGACAAATTTTATAGTTTATTTCAAAAAAATCTTCAAAATTTATATAAAAATTCTAAAGAAATAGAAAGTATCTTTTTTTTACTTATGACCCACATTTTTAAATGTGATAAAACAACTATTTTATTAAAATTAAGTAAAAAAGGAAAAATTCATTTTATAATTTATAAAAAATTAATCAAAAAATTATGGGAATTAAAAAAAAATAAACCCATTCAATATGTAATTGGAAAAGCATATTTTTTTGATATGGAATTTATAGTTAATAAAAATGTCTTTATTCCAAGACAAGAAACGGAAGAACTTGTATATTGGATTTTACAAGATAATAAAAATACGAAAAATAGTCAAATATTTGATATTGGAACAGGAAGTGGATGTATTAGTATTACATTAAAAAAGAAAAAACCAAAAATTGGACATATTTATGCAATAGATTTTTCTCAAAAAATTATTGATATAGCTCGTAAAAATGCAAAATTACATAATGTAAAAATTTCATTTAAAAAAGTAAATATTTTAAATAGTGATATTCCTATACAAAAAAAAATAAATAATAATTCTATTATAATAATTATTAGTAATCCTCCTTATATTAGAATATCTGAAAAAAAATTATTACATCCAAATATTATTCAATACGAACCTTTTCAATCTTTATTTGTTCCTGATAAGGATCCTTTAATTTTTTATAAAAAAATTTCTTTTTGGATTAAAAAAAAATTGACTGGAATTGTTTATGTTTATTTTGAAATAAACCAATTTATTTATTTAGATATTATTAAATTTTTAAAAAAAATAGGATTTTTTAATATAAAAATAAAAAAAGATTTTCATGGTTTTTTTAGAATGATTCGTGCAGTATATTATAAGAAAAAATAAGAAAAAAATAAAAGAAAATAAATAAAATAACAATTACATGGATCAAAAAAAAATAGAAAAAAAAATATACAAACTAAGAAAAGAATTATCAAAACTTAATTATAAATATTATAATTTAAATATTTCAAATATATCTGACTATCATTTTGATAAAAAATTAAAAGAATTATATTTTTTAGAAAAAAAATATCCTAAATTCTATGATCCAAATTCTCCAACATTAAAAATAGGATCAGAAATTCATAAACAATCTTATCCAGTTTTTTATCATAAATACAAAATGTATTCTCTTCAAAATACTTATTCAAAAAAAGAATTAATAATTTGGGAAAAAAAAATAAAAAAATTAATTCATACTTTATCCTTTGTGTGTGAACTAAAATATGATGGAGTATCTATTAATTTAATTTA
The sequence above is a segment of the Blattabacterium cuenoti genome. Coding sequences within it:
- the gltX gene encoding glutamate--tRNA ligase codes for the protein MSKNFVRVRFAPSPTGPLHLGGVRTALYNYLFAKKYGGKFILRIEDTDKKRLISNSESYIIETLKWCEIEPDEGVGYGGPYSPYYQSKRQKIYHFYINKLLKKGFAYYAFDTNIDLDRKRKKYNDCGLTFSYNYKNRMELNNSLTMNEKQLDTKLKSCSSYVIRFKIQPGEKFNMYDIIRGNIIAYTNNLDDKILLKSDGSATYHLANTIDDHLMRITHVLRGEEWLPSMAFHILLYRSLGWIPPHFAHLPLILRKDGKGKISKRNLETLNFPIFPIQWKVPDTKIIIPGYRELGYFPEAFVNMLALLGWNPGGKKEIFSLQELINLFSLEKINKSGVYFDIKKANWFNKKYLNKKKEEIFFFLCKELQKRSIQYKKNYLWEIIHLTIDRIHFIHEIWEHTFYFFISPISYEKSFFQKICNIKSISQLENVKKLLYHINKFTDVNYKYFLNKDKDKKRHEIIQLLRFSLVGVLKGIDIFMILKMLGKEKSIQRINKLINKIKDTII
- the rpsF gene encoding 30S ribosomal protein S6, coding for MLKQYENIMIITPILSDDQAKETIQEYENYIIQKKGKIVYQEHWGLKKLAYPIHKKQSGCYHLFEFLFPSNLIDDLELKLKQDERILRFLTIKLNKYGIEYAKIRRKKLLKKDE
- the rpsR gene encoding 30S ribosomal protein S18 → MLLEETQKNTKQKQVGDSDLRYLSPIKIETKVEKKYCYFEKRNIKYIDYKDPTFLIKFLNAQGKILPRRITGTLQKNQNKLNASIKRCRHIGLLPFVTDDLR
- the rplI gene encoding 50S ribosomal protein L9, with translation MKILLKKDVENLGFQYDELDVKPGYARNYLIPKGYAILALPGIIKNIREILTQRSKKESFLIEKSKEIENKLRKLTIKIPVKVGKGGKLFGSINNQKIMKILNEEGISIDKKFIRIPGNKVIKTIGKHKVSIRLHHKREFSLTFEVLSSS
- the mnmE gene encoding tRNA uridine-5-carboxymethylaminomethyl(34) synthesis GTPase MnmE, with product MLDDDTIVALATPPIGSSAISVIRISGKNSISIVENIFFSIKPRKKLQNQLTHTIHLGYIIEENNDLLDQVLISIFKSPFSYTGENMIEISCHGSYYIQQKILQLLIRKGIRLARPGEFTFRAFLNKKIDLSQAEAISDLILSENKVYHDISLQHIKGKLSNLIKGLRIKLLNFASLLELELDFSEENMIFVNRKKFFSFLQKLEYTLKDLIESFSLGNAIKKGINVIIIGEPNVGKSTFFNQVIQEDRSIISHIEGTTRDCIEGEIILNGIIFHFFDTAGIRKTIDPIEMMGVEKTMNKIKESQVILYIFDFLEIKKYKKIINDVQKIQKKYPLKDIFVIANKSDISHLHNHNFIENIKLKVSYFFAISAKNHNDVQKILDFLSYLFIERLKKQKIVVTQSRHYEALKLSLKEVLLAYDALKKGSSEDLVSIYIKEALRYLGEITGEVTSEDILNNIFSKFCIGK
- a CDS encoding N5-glutamine methyltransferase family protein; the encoded protein is MISFDKFYSLFQKNLQNLYKNSKEIESIFFLLMTHIFKCDKTTILLKLSKKGKIHFIIYKKLIKKLWELKKNKPIQYVIGKAYFFDMEFIVNKNVFIPRQETEELVYWILQDNKNTKNSQIFDIGTGSGCISITLKKKKPKIGHIYAIDFSQKIIDIARKNAKLHNVKISFKKVNILNSDIPIQKKINNNSIIIIISNPPYIRISEKKLLHPNIIQYEPFQSLFVPDKDPLIFYKKISFWIKKKLTGIVYVYFEINQFIYLDIIKFLKKIGFFNIKIKKDFHGFFRMIRAVYYKKK